Below is a window of Parafrankia irregularis DNA.
CCGAGGTCGTCCTGCTGCACCTGCAGAGCTTCGGCAACCCCCGCAAGTTCGCCCGGATCGCCCGGCGGCTGGGCCGGCGCAAGCCGGTGATCGCGCTCAAGAGCGGCGGCAGCTCCACCGATCCGGCGCTGGACGCGCTGTTCACCAGCGCCGGCGTCATCCGGGTCGACACGCTGGGGCAGCTTTTCGACATGGCCGCGCTGCTGGTGTCCCAGCCGCTGCCGGCCGGGCGGCGGGTCGGCATCGTCGGGACGTCCAGCGCGCTGGCCGCTCTGGCGGTGGACGCCTGCCGCACGGCCGGACTCGACGTGGCAAGGTTCGGCCCGGCCACCACGGCCGCGTTGGGTGACCTGCTCGACGGCCAGGACGCGACGAACCCGGTGGACCTGGGCGCGATGGCCGCCCCGGACCGGTTCGAGGCGGCGCTGCGCACCGTCGCCGGCTCGGGCGACGTCGACGCCGTGCTGGTGCTGATCACCCCGCATCCCGCCGGCGACGAGCTGGCGCGGGCCGTGCGCGGCGTCGCCGCGGCGGGCCGCCTGCCGGTCGTCGCGTCCTTCCTCGGCCATGACGGGATCCCGGCCGCGCTGGCCGCCCGCCGGACCGGCCACGGCGCGGCTTCGGGCCACGCCTCGGCCCCGGATTCCGCCTCGACGCCGGGCCGCGGCTCGGTGCCGTCCTTCGCCTCGCCGGAGTCGGCGGCGTGGGCGATCGCCCGGGCCGCCGACCACGCGGCCTGGCGGGACCGTGACCAGGGCACGGTGCCCACCCTCGACCGGCTCGACCTGGGCCGGACGATGCGCGCGATGGACGGCGCGGCGATGGACGGCGAATGGCTGCCACCGGACCGGGTCACGGGAATCCTCGCCGGAGTCGGCCTCGCGGTCTGGCCGGCTGAACGGGTGGTCTCCGAAAGCCACGCGCTGGCCGCGGCCGAACGGATCGGGTGGCCGGTCGCCCTCAAGATCGCGGACGAGCGCTTCCGTGGCCGGCTGGACGTCGGCGCGGTGCGCCTGGGCATCGAGGGTCCCGGCGCGCTGGCCGAGGCGTGGCGCACCATCCGGGCCGCAGTCGGGCCGGGCGACATGCTGGTGCAGCCGATGGCCCCGGCTGGTGTCTCCACCGTGGTCCGCATGACCCATGACCCGGCGATCGGGCCGCTGGTGTCGCTGCGGCTGGGCGGAGCGGTCGCGGACCTGCTCGTCGACCCGCTGGCCCGCGCTCTGCCCCTCACCGACCGAGACGCCGCGGAGCTTGTGCGCGGCATCCGGGGCGCCGTCATGCTGGTCGGCACCGGCAGCACCGGCAGCACCGGCGGCACCGGCAGCACCGGCGGCACTGGCAGCACTGGCGGCTCCGGCAGCACAGGCGGCACGGGCGACGCAGGCGCCGCGGGTGGGACGGCGCCAGCCGATCTCGCCGCCCTGGAGGACGTGCTGCACCGGCTCGCCCGGCTCGCCGAGCGTGCGCCCGCCGTCGCCGAGGTGCTCCTCGACCCGGTGCTCGTCGGCCGCTCCGGTGTCGTGCTGCTACACGCCGGTGTCCGCCTGCTGCCGCCGGGGACCGACCCGGAGTCGCTGCCACGCCGGATGACCGGATCGGGCGTCGACTTCTTCCGCTGATGGGACTGCACTGGTTCCGTCAAGGCGCCGTTTTCTCCCGCTGGGGCGCCACTTCTCCCGGCCGGCGCAGTCCGCCGCGGGCTCAGGCCACCGAGTGGGTCACCGTGCAGGTGTACATGCCGGCGACCACGCTGGACGGGACGTTCACGATGAACGTGGGATTCCACGACACGGTGCTTTGCAGGATGTTGACCGTGACCGCGGAGAAGGCGGTGCGGGTGGTGCTCAGCGTGACCGCGTTGGCCGCCGTGGCCTGGCCCGGGGTGGTGAGCGAGAGCAGTCCCGTGGTGGCGGTGACGGGCCCGGACCAGTAGGACAGTTGGCTGGTCCCCACCGTCCGCTGGCTCCCCCCGGCACCGGTGGTGCAGCTCGTCGACGACACCGACGCCGTCCAGGTGCCGATCAGGTTCGTGCTTGTGACCGTGACGGTGCCGAGCGCCGCGGTGAGCGTGCCACTACCGACCGGCCGGGAGCCGAGGCTCTTCGAGGTCGGCACGGTGATGTCCAGCGCCGCCCTGGCCGGGGTGAGCCCGGCGCCGGACAGCACCAGCGTCGGCAGGACGAGTGCGAGCCACCGGCGTGCGGGTACGCGGCGGGTCCCCACCGGGCGGGATCCGCGGCCCGACAGACGGTTGCGCACCGCGCATTGGTATCGCGGGGACTGATCGCGGGCAAGGAAGCCCGCCGCGGCTCAAGGTCCGATTCGGGGGCGGATCCGGACCGGACGGGACTTCACGCACACCCGACCAGCCGATCAGGGCGGAACCGGGCCGCACTGGGCCGGCCTGGCCGGTTCCCCGCCGCTCATCCCCGAGGAGGCCTTTGACCAACGCCACTCGTGGTTACGGATAGTAGCCACCGTCGGTCCGGCGTGACTACGGTAGCGGCGCTCACGATCGGTAAACATCCCCGTCCTGGCAGCGAGTCAGGACCCGCGAACCACGGCGGCCTACCGCCGGGAACGGAGGTGCGGCTTGCGCAGGTCATCACTCGCGGTAGCCGCCGGCGCTACCGCGATCGTCGCCGCCGGGCTGGCGATCACCCCACCCGCCACCGCCGCGACGTCCGGCACGACCAGCGTCACGTTCACGTTGACCGGCGGGACTCTCGACATCGCCGTTCCGGGGCCGACGGAGGTGAACCTCGGCTCGTTCGCGGTCACCACGCCGACCGTGTCCGGCCCCCTCGGCAATGTGACCGTCACGGACTCGCGTGGTCTCGCGTCCGCGACGTGGATCGCGAGTGTCGCGTCGTCGGCGCTCGCGGGCAGCGGCGCGGCGGCGGGTGTCACCATCCCGGCGTCCGCCATCGCCTACGCCCCCGGAACGATTACGGCCAGTAATGTGTCGACCACGGGATCAGATGTGGCCGCGCTGTCTGGCACAGCACAGACAGCGGTGACGGCCACGGCTGGCACCGGCCTGAACACCGCGACCTGGAACCCGACGCTCACCGTCACGATTCCGCCGGCGTCCGCGGTGGCAGGCACCTTCACCGCGACAGTGACGCACTCGGTCGCCTAGCGGTCCGGTCGTCCGCCGCCGCGGGCGACCACGCGGGCGAGGGGGTGGGACGACGGAACAGCGATCTGGCCGGGCACTGCCGGGCCACACGGTCGCACGAACGATCATGGTTGTCGTGGCCGGTCTGCTGCTGGTCACGACCACCATGGGCGCTTCTCCCACGGCGCGGGCGAGCGACGACGGCTCGATCGGCGTCCGCCTCATGGAGGTCACCGACAGTCTGCGGCTCGACCCGCGTGCCCGGCAGTATCTGATCGATCATCTGGAGCCGGGCACGGTCATCGACCGGCACGTCGAGGTCGCCAACAACAGCGCCGAGCCGCGCCGGATCACCATCTACCCGGGTGCCGCGACAGTCGGGAAGGGCCACTTCTCCTTCGGTGACGGCCACGCCGCCAACGAGCTGACCACGTGGACCAGCGTCGACAAGGAGGTTCTCGAGGTCGCGCCGCACAGCGTCGACACTGTCACGGTCCGCGTCGCCGTGCCGACCGACGCCTCGCCCGGTGAGCACTACGGCGTCCTCTGGGCCGAGACAGCCAGCACCACGAACGACGACGGCGGCGTCGAGATGGTCAACAGGGTGGGCATCCGCATCTATCTCGACATCGGGCCGGGCGGACCCGCGCCGTCCGCCTTCACCATGTCGGACATCGTGGCCCGGCGTCTGGAGGACGGGCGACCCGCCATGATCACAACCGTCCACAACACGGGTGGACGGGCCCTGGACATCACCGGCGAGCTGCTCCTGACCGACGGACCCGGCGGCCTGCGGGCCGGCCCGTTCGACGCGAAGCTCGGGACGACCATCGCCCCGGGCGAAAGCGACCCGGTCACGGTCTTCCTGGATCCGCTGGTACCGGCCGGCCCGTGGAAGGCGACGATCACCCTGCGCAGCGGCCTGGTGGAGAACACCATCTCCGCGCGCATCCGCTTCCCCGATCGGCCCGGCACCCAGGCCGGCCCGGTGCGTGAGCGCCTCCTTCCCTTCCTTCCCCTGGACGGGCCGGCCGCTTTCGCGGCCGTCGCGGGCACCGGCATGCTCACCGCGGCGCTCGCCCTGCTCACGGGTCGCGCTGTCCGCCGCCGTGATACCGGCCGTGGCCGTGGTACCGGCCGCGGCCGCCACGCCCGCCGAGTCGGCAGAGGGCCCGAGGAGGGGTAGACCGCCCCGGTGTCCCTAGGGTCTTCAGGGATCGGACGGGCCGATGGGGACCGGACCGTGGACGACGGAGGGTGCTCCATGGATCTTGAACTGGCCGGCAGGGTCATCCTGGTCACCGGTGGCTCCGAAGGCCTCGGCGCGGCGCTCGTCCGCACCCTGGCCGCGGAGGGAGCGCGGGTGGCCTTCTGCGCCCGCCGCGCCGAGGCCCTCGACCAGCTCGCCGACGAGATCATGAAGGCCGGCGCGGCCGAGGCGGATGTGCTGCCCGTGGCCGCCGACGTCACCAGCCCCGCCGACCTGGAGCGGTTCACCGAGCTCGCCGTCGGCCGCTGGGGCCGGATCGACGGGCTGGTGAACAACGCCGGGCGCAGCGCCGCCGAGATGTTCGACACCCAGACCGACGAGATGTGGAGCGAGGACCTCGAGCTCAAGGTCTACGGCGCGATCCGGCTCATCCGGCTGGCGCTTCCGCATCTGCGCGCCGCCGGTGGCGGCAGCATCGTCAACACCCTCGCCGTGGCGGCGAAGGCGCCGGGAGCCGGATCGACACCCACCTCGGTGTCCCGGGCCGCCGGCCTCGCCCTGACCAAGGCTCTGTCGAAGGAGCTGGGCCGGGACGGGATCCGGGTCAACGCGGTGCTCATCGGGCTGTTGGAGAGCAGGCAGTGGGAACGGCGGGCGACCGAGCTCGGTGTCAGCACAAGCGACCTCTACGCCGACCTCGGCCAGAACTCCGGCATCCCGCTCGGGCGGGTCGGCGAGGCCCGGGACTTCGCCGACCTCGCCGCGTTCCTGCTCTCGCCGCGGGCGGCCTATCTCACCGGCGCCGGCATCAACCTGGACGGCGGGCTCTCCCCGGTGCACTGAGTGACCCGGTGAAGGGTGACCCGGTGAGGGGAGCCAGCCGGTGAGCGGATCGACCCGGTGGGCCGAGCCGCCGGGTGGGCCAGGTTGCCGGGTGAGCCAGGTCACCCGGTGCTCCGGGCCGGAATCTCGTAATTCGCAGGCTTAACCCGCGCCTACCCGGGAAGCAGGAAAAACGAGCAACACGATCACACCACCACACGGAGGACGACCGTGAGCCTGATCCACAGCCTGCTCGAAGGACTCGACGCCAGCGACCGGGAACGGACCGTCGGCCTGATCAACCGAAGCATCGCGGCGGACCTGGCCAGCGTCGCCGACGGTGCCGGGCCGACCCGGCAGGTCGACGTGGGCACGCGCAGCCGGGCCCGGCGCACGCGCTCGACGTCGGGATCGGGCGCACGCTCCGGGCGCTGAGCGCTCCCGTACCGGGGCGGCACGCACAGCTGCCCACGCAACAGAGAGAAACATCAGGACCACGCTGGACCGGCAACGATCCGGAAATTCGCCAATGTCACGCGCCCACACGGCGTGGGACTGTTCGAGATGTCCCTTTGCGGTACTAGGTTCTGGCCGTTCGGCCTCGCGCGTCGCGACGAGGGCCGTCCGCGGATCGCACCACGCGAGCCGTGCCACCCGACCGCAACCGCGCATCACCCACTGCGCGGGGGCGCCCCGCCGCAAGAGGGAAGATGCGTCTCGTTCACGCAGCCGACGTCCACCTCGACAGCCCCCTGCGCGGGCTGACCCGGCTCGGCGACGGCGACCTCGCCCAACTGCTCCGTCAGGCGACCAGGCGGGCGCTCGGCAACCTGGTCGATCTCACCATCGCCAGGCAGGCGGACGCACTGCTGCTCGCCGGGGACATCTACGACGGAACCTGGCACGACTACGCGACCGGGCGGTACTTCGTCGAGCAGATGGGGCGCCTGCGCGACAGCGGCGTCCGGGTTTTCATGATCTCGGGGAACCACGATGCCGAGAGCGAGATCACCCGGACGCTCACGCTGCCCCCCAACGTCCTCGTGTTCCCGGCCGAACAGCCGGGCACGCACATCGTCGAGGACCTGGGCCTGGCGGTGCACGGGCAGAGCTACGCGACCCGTGCCGTCGGGGCCAACCTCGTCCTGCGGTACCCCGACGCCGTCGGCGGGCTGGTCAACGTCGGTCTCCTGCACACCGCGGCGGACGGCGCCGACGGCCACGACAACTACGCGCCGTGTTCGGCGGACGATCTGGCCCGCACCCGGTACGACTACTTCGCGCTCGGCCACGTCCACACCCATCGTGTGGTGGCCGCTGGCGAGCAGGTGGCGGCGTTCAGCGGGAACCTGCAGGGCCGCACCCCGCGGGAGGCCGGCCCGAAGGGCGCGCTCGTCGTCGAGATCACCGGCACCGGCCCCGCCCGCGTCGAGCACGTGCCGTGCGATGTCGCCCGCTGGGCGATGATCACGGTCGACATCAGCGGCACCACCACCCTCGACGCCGTCCTCGACCGGATCGCACGGGAGCTGCGGGACGCGCGGGACGCCGCCGGCGACCGCCCCGTCGTCGCGCGGATCGTGCTCACCGGCACCAGCCGGGCCGCCGCCGACCTCGCCGACGCCGAACGGCTGCGCGAGGAGCTGCGCTCCGTCGCGGACGGCCTGCGGGTCTGCCTGGAGAAGATCGTCACCCGGGTCACCGATCCGGCGTCCGCCGGCGGCGTCGACCCCGAGCTGATCACGTCGATCCGGGTCGCGTGCGAGTCTCTCGGCGGGCAACCGGACCTGCTCCGGCAGTGGGCCGGCCCGCTCGATCGGGAGGTCGGGCGGCTGCTGCGCACCGCCGAGCTGCTCGACCTGGGTGACCCCGGCACGCTCGGCGAGCTGGCACACCGGGCCGGGGTCGGCCTGCTGGCCCGACTGGCCGGCGGTGACGCCTGATGCGCATCCGGGCGTTGGGGCTTGAGCGCTACGGTGCCTTCGAAGCCCGCCGCGTCGAGTTCGGCCCGGGGCTGACCCTGGTCGTCGGCGCCAACGAGGCCGGCAAGTCCACCACCCTGGACGCGCTGTCCGACCTGCTGTGGACCTTCCGCGGCACCCGGCAGAGCTTCCATTTCGGCCTGGGCGCGCTGAGCCTGAGCGCCGAGGTCGAGCTGCCACCGGCACCGACGGCGCCGGTGGAGATCAGGCGCCGCAACACCGGTCTGCAGACGGTCGCGGACGGCGTCCCGTTCACTCCGCCCTGGGGCTCCGGCGGCGCCGCGGAACGCGACCGCTGGCGCCGCGCGTTCGGGCTTTCCCACGCGGAGCTGCGCGATGGCGGCGACCTGGTCTTCGCGGGCCGCGGTGACCTCGCCGAGCTCGTCTTCACCGCGCGTAGCGGGCGGGCCGTGCGCAGCCTGCTCGACGCGCTTGAGGCCGAGGTCGACTCCCTCTACAAGCAGCATCGCAACAGCAGGACGTCGAAGCTGCGCATCGCGCTCGCGGACTACCAGCGCCAGGCCGAGCAGGCGACGTCGTCCATGACCCGCGCGGCGCAGGTCGAGGCGACGCGCCACGAGCTGGCGCTACGCCGCGACGAGGCCGCGGCGGCCGCGGCGGCGGCCCGGGCCGCCGCCGCGCGGCTCGACCGGATGGAACAGCGGGGCCGGGCCGCGGCCTTCGTCCGGGACCTCGTGGTGCTCCGGGAGCGCCGGATCGCCCTGCTCACAGCCGGCACCGTGCTCACCGCGGAGCAGGCGGCGGTCTTCGACGCCAGTGCCGCGCAGACCGTGGCCGCCGAGACGGAGCTGGAACGGCTGACCACCGAGCTGACCGAGCGCCGTGCCGCACGCGCGAAGCTGACCGTCGACGAGGCCGTGCTCGCGGACGGCGAGACCATCATCCGGCTGGACCGGGCCAGCGTCGCCCGGCTGGGCGACGGCCGCCGCGCCCATGAACTGGCCACCGAGTCAGGTCACCAGGCCGCGCGGGCCCGCGCGCTGGTGCTCGGCCTCGTCGGGCCGAACGACGGGCGCGACACCGCCGACCTGCTCGACCAGCTGCACGTCCCCCGGGATCTCGCCGCCCAGCTGGACGCGCTGGCCGCCACGATCGGTGACCTCGGCGACGAGCTGGGCCGGGCCGAGGAGACACTGTCCGCCGCCCGCCAGCGCCACGACGCCGCCACCGAGCTCTCCCCCGGGGCCGATCCGGCCACGATCAGCCATCTCAAGGCCGTGGTCTCCGCGGTCGGCGCCCAGGGGTCGGCGACCGCGCTGGCCCGGGACGCCGTCGACGCGGCGGCTCACGCGGTCCGCGACCGGCGGGGGGCGCTGCACCGCGCCGGTGCCCGCGAGCTGGACGGCCCGCCGCCGGTCCTGCCCGGGCGCGCCGAGGTGCGGGCGGCGCGCAAGGAGCTGGACGCGGCGCGGGTGACACTGGCCCGGCGGGAGGAGGAACTGGTCGGGGCCACCCGCGATGACGACCTCGCCCAGGGCCGGCTCGCCGAAGTGGACGAGCAGGACCTGCCGGACTCCGTGACGCTGGAGCAGGCCCGCGCGACCCGCACCCGGCTGTGGAACCTGCTGATCGCCGCGACCGGCACCGCCACATCGGACGTCACCGTCCAACCGGACACCACCGCCACATCGGACGTCACCGTCGCATCGGACGTCACCGTCGCATCGGACGTCACCGCTGCGCCCGGCGCGGTGCAGGGTCTGAGCCGGCAGCGGGCCGGTGAGCTCCTGCCGGTGCTCGCCGCCGGCATCGCCCAGGCCGACGAGGTCGCCGACCAGCTCATCCGGCACGCCGACCTCGCGGCCCGGCGCGGTCAGCTCCGCCGGGAGGCCGCGACCGTCCGGGAGCGGGTCACGGACGCGGTGTCCGCCGCCGCCGCGGCTGCCGACGCCGCCGATCGGGCCGGCGCCGTCTGGACGGCGCTGTGGCAGGACGCCGGCCTCGCCGCTCCCGACCGGGACGACGTGGACGACGTCCTGCAGGCCGTCGACGACGCGCATCGCGCGCACGGCGAGCTGCTCGCCGCGCAGGCTCGCGTCACCGGGCTGGACCCGCAGGTGCGGGCGCAGCGCAGCGCGCTGGCCGAAGCACTGGCCCAGGTCGGTGTCCCGGCCGCGGAAGCCGACCTCGACAGCCTGCTCGGCGCCGCACGTGGCGTGCTCGACGACGACGATCGGGCCCGGGAGCAGCGCGCCACCGCGCTCCATTCCGGGCGTGTCGTCGACGAGGCGGAGCGTGACCTGGCGAAACGCCGCGAGGAGCTGCGTGGTGCCGAGGACGACTGGCGGGCCCTCGTCCGCCGCGCCGCCCTGGCGGACATCACCGACCCCCGGGGGTGGGCCGAGCGGCGGGCTGTGCTCACCGATGCCGCCGCGCTGCACGAGCTGGCGCTGCGGGCCGGCCGGGACGCCGACGCCGCCGGCGGCCTGTTTGGCGACTTCGCCGCCGAGGTGACGGGCCTGGCAGCCCGGCACGGCCTGCGCCGGACCGCCACAGCGGCAGCGGCAGCGGCAGCGGCACACATGACCGCAAACGCGACGGCGACGGCGACGGCGACGGCCGACGATCTGGATGCCGAGATCGGGGCGCTCGCCGACCTGGTCGATCAGCTCAGCGGCCTGCACCGCGTCGCCGCGCAGAACCGGGCCCGCACCGCGGAGATCGACCAGGCGATCGACGGACTCACCACCCGCGTCGAGGCGGCGGCGGGCCTGCGGGACAGCGCCGCGGGACGTCTCGACGAGCTCGGCGCCCAGGTCACCCTCACACCCGGGCAGACCCTCGCGGACGCGGCGGCCCGCCAGCGGGACCTCGCCCATGTGACAGCGGAGCTGACGGCCGCCGAGGCCCTCCTGCGCGCGACCGTCCCCGGCGATGACCTCGAGGCCGTCGTCGGCGACCTGACCGGACGGACG
It encodes the following:
- a CDS encoding bifunctional acetate--CoA ligase family protein/GNAT family N-acetyltransferase; this encodes MAEAMRDEAVRDEAVRDQGRPARWQADAVLTDGAPVQLRPALGTDAAGLAALYTGLTEAEAAGLPAPWDDEQTSDALAKRLTDDDHRDHLVVVAILRGRLVGAAEYVRSGARPGPARVRLVVRTGYRRRGVGPLLLEHLTAAAGDLGVRHLVADLPSSNDHAQRVFQAAGFVPDDAPDDSSDTGTDSGSRGDTSGSSDTSASGSGSGSGSGSGRIIRMAFSTAQAPRARGISRALEQRAEARSIARLLNPRAVAVIGAGRRPGNAGHEVFRRLLSSDFHGPVYPVNPAARQIASVYAYPDVREIPDPVDLAVIALPAAQVADAVRACAQKDVRNLIVVSAGFAEAGADGRARLAEVTRLARESGMRLIGPNAMGVINTDPAVRLHATFAAGSPPTGRVGAFTQSGALAGTFLTETARRSIGLSTFVSTGDRSDVSGNDLLQFWQSDERTEVVLLHLQSFGNPRKFARIARRLGRRKPVIALKSGGSSTDPALDALFTSAGVIRVDTLGQLFDMAALLVSQPLPAGRRVGIVGTSSALAALAVDACRTAGLDVARFGPATTAALGDLLDGQDATNPVDLGAMAAPDRFEAALRTVAGSGDVDAVLVLITPHPAGDELARAVRGVAAAGRLPVVASFLGHDGIPAALAARRTGHGAASGHASAPDSASTPGRGSVPSFASPESAAWAIARAADHAAWRDRDQGTVPTLDRLDLGRTMRAMDGAAMDGEWLPPDRVTGILAGVGLAVWPAERVVSESHALAAAERIGWPVALKIADERFRGRLDVGAVRLGIEGPGALAEAWRTIRAAVGPGDMLVQPMAPAGVSTVVRMTHDPAIGPLVSLRLGGAVADLLVDPLARALPLTDRDAAELVRGIRGAVMLVGTGSTGSTGGTGSTGGTGSTGGSGSTGGTGDAGAAGGTAPADLAALEDVLHRLARLAERAPAVAEVLLDPVLVGRSGVVLLHAGVRLLPPGTDPESLPRRMTGSGVDFFR
- a CDS encoding SDR family NAD(P)-dependent oxidoreductase; translation: MDLELAGRVILVTGGSEGLGAALVRTLAAEGARVAFCARRAEALDQLADEIMKAGAAEADVLPVAADVTSPADLERFTELAVGRWGRIDGLVNNAGRSAAEMFDTQTDEMWSEDLELKVYGAIRLIRLALPHLRAAGGGSIVNTLAVAAKAPGAGSTPTSVSRAAGLALTKALSKELGRDGIRVNAVLIGLLESRQWERRATELGVSTSDLYADLGQNSGIPLGRVGEARDFADLAAFLLSPRAAYLTGAGINLDGGLSPVH
- a CDS encoding metallophosphoesterase; translated protein: MRLVHAADVHLDSPLRGLTRLGDGDLAQLLRQATRRALGNLVDLTIARQADALLLAGDIYDGTWHDYATGRYFVEQMGRLRDSGVRVFMISGNHDAESEITRTLTLPPNVLVFPAEQPGTHIVEDLGLAVHGQSYATRAVGANLVLRYPDAVGGLVNVGLLHTAADGADGHDNYAPCSADDLARTRYDYFALGHVHTHRVVAAGEQVAAFSGNLQGRTPREAGPKGALVVEITGTGPARVEHVPCDVARWAMITVDISGTTTLDAVLDRIARELRDARDAAGDRPVVARIVLTGTSRAAADLADAERLREELRSVADGLRVCLEKIVTRVTDPASAGGVDPELITSIRVACESLGGQPDLLRQWAGPLDREVGRLLRTAELLDLGDPGTLGELAHRAGVGLLARLAGGDA
- a CDS encoding AAA family ATPase produces the protein MRIRALGLERYGAFEARRVEFGPGLTLVVGANEAGKSTTLDALSDLLWTFRGTRQSFHFGLGALSLSAEVELPPAPTAPVEIRRRNTGLQTVADGVPFTPPWGSGGAAERDRWRRAFGLSHAELRDGGDLVFAGRGDLAELVFTARSGRAVRSLLDALEAEVDSLYKQHRNSRTSKLRIALADYQRQAEQATSSMTRAAQVEATRHELALRRDEAAAAAAAARAAAARLDRMEQRGRAAAFVRDLVVLRERRIALLTAGTVLTAEQAAVFDASAAQTVAAETELERLTTELTERRAARAKLTVDEAVLADGETIIRLDRASVARLGDGRRAHELATESGHQAARARALVLGLVGPNDGRDTADLLDQLHVPRDLAAQLDALAATIGDLGDELGRAEETLSAARQRHDAATELSPGADPATISHLKAVVSAVGAQGSATALARDAVDAAAHAVRDRRGALHRAGARELDGPPPVLPGRAEVRAARKELDAARVTLARREEELVGATRDDDLAQGRLAEVDEQDLPDSVTLEQARATRTRLWNLLIAATGTATSDVTVQPDTTATSDVTVASDVTVASDVTAAPGAVQGLSRQRAGELLPVLAAGIAQADEVADQLIRHADLAARRGQLRREAATVRERVTDAVSAAAAAADAADRAGAVWTALWQDAGLAAPDRDDVDDVLQAVDDAHRAHGELLAAQARVTGLDPQVRAQRSALAEALAQVGVPAAEADLDSLLGAARGVLDDDDRAREQRATALHSGRVVDEAERDLAKRREELRGAEDDWRALVRRAALADITDPRGWAERRAVLTDAAALHELALRAGRDADAAGGLFGDFAAEVTGLAARHGLRRTATAAAAAAAAHMTANATATATATADDLDAEIGALADLVDQLSGLHRVAAQNRARTAEIDQAIDGLTTRVEAAAGLRDSAAGRLDELGAQVTLTPGQTLADAAARQRDLAHVTAELTAAEALLRATVPGDDLEAVVGDLTGRTDAELAAEVTRARDERDRYATAQTDAWTAVGTVERRLLDLESGASAGELHARAQESLALVAETAERYVIARIQHETLRGELAAYERRHASPLLTAAGQLLERLTEGRYVALRAVDRGDNARTLKVIRSDEHELGPHELSEGTCDQVFLALRLAAIDQLQRERADRGEPTLPVVLDDVLMTFDDDRTRAALRVLTEFAPLWQIILLTHHEHLADLARDVVVGRDDADLITITYLPAAFAIAAAREPDHIRAMAGIGLPTEPGDRLLPAPAGPRGSVALTSGGSSGTAGSSGPGGAGAGGRDPGQIRGWARQNGFEVGDRGRIPREIIEAFEAAHSG